From the Callithrix jacchus isolate 240 chromosome 22, calJac240_pri, whole genome shotgun sequence genome, the window TGTCTTGATTGAAGTTAGGACTTTAGGATGATGGGTACTGCCTGAAATGGAGAAGAGACTTCATTTGGCTGTGGAAGGTAGAGCTTTTGGGGGAATTTCCTGAGCTGAATATTGTAGTAACCAAGCAGACCAGGGAAGAAGTCTTAGAATTGGCTCTTGAAGATGTGACTTGTGCAGGAGTGGGGTGGcttcctgggaaggcagagagaCTTTCTGGATTGCCTGTTGTGGTATCTGTAAGGTATTTTAGGCTGACTGACTGTGCCATGGATggcatggtaacctctgtgacctgcacatacactccagatgagttcctggaactagaaagtctgaagtaaaaGGAACACCACAAAAAGAGTGAGTAACTCTGCCAGGCCTAATTgactttgagacattcttctattgttccttatttccacctcaactgataaggcaattggactttgtaaccaactTTGGTCAATctcatgactccagaccctacgaccccctcccagcttgcaaaaaccgccctgaactgtaacttctgtaactttccactgcctaccccaaacctataaaaccaactcctatcccaccaccctccacTGACTGTCTTTTCGGACTCAACCTGCCCACACCTGGGTGggtaaacagccatgttgctcatacaaagcctgtttaggtggtctcttcattcagagtgtgcATCTAACACTATCTAGAGATGTGTTACACTTCCTGTgctggctgagaatgatgggaaATGGGGATGGGAACTTCCTGGAAGATATGTTTGTGAGATCTACCAAGTGCTAGATGGGACTTCTTGAGTGGGTTGGATGTAAGGGTAACCCAGTGGGCATAAGACTGTGTGTGTCGGCCCTCTGGGAAGGAAAGTGAAGACTTCTTGGATGGTGGGTGGGACTTCTGAGCATAAGATTGAACTTCCTCCCAGGTGGGTGGGGCTTCCTGAATTAAATCAGGCAATTCCTGACTTCTGGTCAGTGTTCTCAAATGGGATATGAGTTCTCTTTATAGTGAAGAGAAGGTTGCTGAGTATTTGGTTGGTGGTACATAGAATTTCCTAGtttggtcaggcgcagtggctcatgcctgtaatctcagcattttgggaggctgagatgggtggatcatgaggtcaggagtttaagaccagcctggtcaacagaatgaaacctcatttctactaaaaacacaaaaattagccagacgtggtggtgagcacctgtagtcccagctcctcaagaggctgaggagggagaattaattgtacccgggaggcagaggttgcagtgagctgagaccacaccattgcactcctgcctggttgacagagtgagacacctttgaaaaagaaaaaaaattctagtttgATTTTGAAACAGTATACTGAACTGATGGTGAGTTTCTTTAGTACATCTTAAATTGTCACGTAAGCTCTGGGACTTATGAAGAGGGTTGAGGTGTTTCTTCTGTTAGGTGACTACTTCCTGAATAaaggttgcaatttttttttttttttttttttttttgagacagactctgtcactcaggctggagagcagtggtgcaatcttggctcactgcagcctccacctcccagattcaagtgattctcctgccttagcctccagagtagctggaattacaggtgcatgccaccacacctgactaattttcatatctttagtagagacggggtttcaccatgttggccaggctggtctggaactcctgacctcaggtgatctatctgcctcggcctcccaaagtgctgggattacagacatgagccaccgctcccaaaCTGCGGCTTTCTCTATGGAGTAAGACACTTCCTGAAGGAAACCTCACTTCCTTCTTGGGGAAAGGACTCAAAGATAGGTGCACCCTCCCCAGTACCTGTTGAGGTAAAAGGAGAAGACAGGTTTATCCAGTAGCCCCTGCTCCACCAGTACATCCAGCGGGGGCTGAACTCCTTCCTCAGCCAGAATGGGAAAACCGAGGCCCAGTATCCCATCGGGGCGGGACACAGTGAAGACCAGGCTGGATTCCCACAGAGCTTCCCCAAAAGTCACTGATGCACCATTGATTCCACCAATCTAGGGGTAGGTTGAATTTAGGGTCAGTTACTTTTGGGAGGACAATAACCCACATGTCCTGAGGTCTTTCAAACCAAGGCATGAATTCCAGGTCTGGGGACACCTGGACCCAAACCCTCCTGCTTGGCAAGCTTTGCCTCTGGACTTGAGAGAATTCCTACCCCTTCACCCAGGAACTCCTCCCCCTCCTTGAGAAGCCCCATCCATCTGCTCTGGAAGCCCCTCCACCTCAAGTCCCTCCCTAAGCCAGATGATCTTAGACAATGGGGTTCACCCAGGCTCAAGGCTTCCTGGAGTCAAAGATCACGTACAGTCAGCTTGTCCTCACTCAGGATTCCATCTACCCACCCAGCTCCATATTCAATGGTAAACTTGGTCCCATTGGGCTGGAAGGAGCTGGAGGCATTGGGATTGAAGCGGTGGTGGACCCCTAGGTAGAAGTCAGAGAGGTGTCACTGGGGGAGGGGAGTCTTCCCAATGCCTTCTTCCCCTTTGACCTGACCTTTGAGGGTGTCAGAAAAGAACAATTTCTCAAAAACCCGTGGAAAGCTGAGGTCCAGCCCCACCTCCTCCCTTCACCCCCATTCAGCCTTATTCTCTCTCATAGAAGCTCACAGCAGGGCACACTGGATAAGTGGCATCTCTTGGATGGGACCCAGAGGTTGGAGGAGCCAGTGTCAAAGGTGACAGTGAAGTTTTGTGGAGGTGTTCCAAGCCCAATTTCCCCAAAATACTGGGCCTGATGAAAAAGAGGAGACAGAGTCAATGAAGAGTTTGACTTGAGGGCACTGGGGTGggggctgtgtggggctgtgaCTCACATCTAGGAGTTTGGAGAGAGGCACGAAGCCTGGCTTGTCCCCAGGGGATGGGGCCCCCAAACTGGGGAGTTTTGCTGCTTTTCCCCATCCCCTCAGTAGGTTCAGGGTCCTGCGTCCAGAGTGGACTCGACGAAGAGGGATGCTGTAGGGTGAGAAGATACTGAGATTTAGGAGGCTGCCCTTCCTGGAGACCCTCTATAATAGACCTACCCAAACAGGACATGATGACAAGTTCAGCATCTCCGAGACGCCACAATGGGAGTCAGTACCGGAAACCCTGCAATAACCACCTCCAGGAAACCCTAGCAAAGATGCCACGAAACTTTCCTACCTACCACAGATCCCCAAAGCCTTTAAGGAGCAAACTATCCCAAACAGAACTTCTCAACAGTATCCAAGTCCTACAAATAAGCCATTCCCAGGGAACtgacattctctcttttttttttttttgaaatggagtttcactgttgttatcctgggttcaagcaattctcttgcctcagcctcccaagtagtggtgattacaggcatgcaccaccacacctggctaattttgtatttttatcagagacagggtttctccgtgttggtcaggctggtcctaaactcctgacctcagatgatccacctgcttcagcctcctaacgtgctgggattacaggtgtccgccacctcacccagctggaATTGACATTCTCAAAGCTTTCCTGAGACCCTAACATAAAACCTAACCTTTGCAAACCCCACAATGGTGGCCCCTGCATGCTTCAGTTTATGAGGTTGGAGACTACTTTCCCCACccttgggggaaaaaatgtaAGCATCAAATCTTAATTTCACTCCTTACACTAAAATACATCTGAGATATCAAACACTTAAtgggaaaagtaaaattttaagagcactttgggagaccgaggcaacagattgcttgagctgagagttcgaaaccagcctggccaacatggtgaaaccccatctctactaaaaatacaaaaattagtcggtgTGGTGGTAAATGTCTgtatcccagctacgcaggaggctgaggcaggagaattgcttgaaccccagaggtggaggttgcagtgagcgaagatcacaccactgccctccagcctgggtaacaagagtgaaactctgttacaaagaaaaaaaaaagaaaggaaaaaaaggttttaacaattagctatgcatggtggtgcacacctgtagtcccagcttcttgggaggctgaagcgggaggattggttgagcccaggagtccaaggctacagtgagctatgattttgccactgcactccagcctaggggacaaagcaagaccctgtatctaaaaaaaaatgaattaattaaattaattttaaacctTTGTACTTCCCctctacatatacacacaaagcTGTAAATAAAGGCAAGGACAAAAACTCTGggggaaataattataaattgtatATCAAGAGTCAATATTGCTAATATGCAAAGAGcttctataaataaataacaataatataaacAACCTGATCTTGGgagatagtttttctttttcttttttgagacggagtttcgctcttgttacccaggctggagtgccatggcgcaatctcggctcactgcaacctccgcctcctgggttcaggcaattctcctgcctcagcctcccgagtagctgggattacaggcacgcgccaccatgcccagctaattttttgtatttttagtagagacggggtttcaccatgttgaccaggatggtctcgatctcttgacctcgtgatccacccacctcggcctcccaaagtgctggcattacaagtatgagccaccgcgcccggcctgggagATAGTTTTTCATGGGTGTCTCATGTGACTGCAGAGCACTGCCTGCCTTTGTCCAGACTTGTCTTTTGAAGGATTTTGTTTAGTGAATGGTCTTAGAAGAGAGATAGTGTTTcctggcccggcgcggtggctcacacctgtaatcccagcactttgggaggccaaagtgggcggatcatgaggtcaggagttcaagaccaggctggctagcatggtaaaaccccatctctactaaaaatacaaaaaattagctgagcatggttgtgcgtgcctgtaaccccacctagtcaggaggctgaggcaggagaattgcttgaacccgggaggcagaggttgcagtgagtcaagatcatgccattgcactccagcctgggtgatggggcaacactttgtctcagaaaaaagagagagagagagcatgcaaGCATCTCCTTCTGGAGCAAAGGGTAGGCAGAACTATGATGCATTATAAAAGATTTAAGCTCCCTCTGCTCAGGGTTGTTCTATTAATATCATGCACTGCAGTGCAGGTGTAGGTATCATCTGGCCTTCTTCATTTCACCCTGTGGAAACGGGCTTAGaaaaaggggccaggtgtggtggctcatgcctgtaatcccagcaccttgagaggctgaggtgggaggactgcttgaggccaggagtttgagaccagcctggacaacatagtgagaccctgtctcacaaaggATAAGGAAGTTAGCCAGGTCTgatggcacacgtctgtaatccaagctacttgggaggcccaggaattCAATGTTAcaatgagctataatcatgccactgcactccagcctgagcaacagagcaagaccctgtctcaaaaaagacaccaaaaaaaaaaaaaaaaaaaaaaaaagaaagagaaaactggcACAAATACTAATACTCTTGCTACTCTATTGCTGGGAGTAATAAGCTGCCCTTCATCTCTGACTCGGGAGTCTCGGGTCTTCTATGAGCAGCCATGAAACTACGGCAAACTAACGTCCCAGTTCTTGACAGCtattaggaaaataaacaaaggaCAGAATTTGCAAACCAAGTACAAATAAGTTCTAAATACATGGAAAGACGTCATCAAGAGtcaccagagaaatacaaatggcagAAGTGAGAAACCTTGTTTCACCACTCAGACTGACAAAGAACTGAGAATATGtactggttttctttttgagacagagtcttgctctgtcgcccaggctggagtgcagtgacatggtctcggctcactgccacctccacctcctgggttcaagtgattctcctgcctcagcctcccagatagctgggattacaggtgcccggctaatttttgtatttttagtagagatggggtttcaccatgttggccaggctggtctcaaactcctaacctcaggtgatctgcctgcctcaacctcccagagtgctgggattacaggtgtgagccaccacgcccagctctgatttgagtaataacaaaACCCTGGTCTCCTGTTCAGCCAACGGATCTGCATGAATAAagctctttctctattgcaattttcCTATCTTAATAAATTGGCTGCATCtgggcagcaggcaaaaaaaaaaaaaaaaaaaaacacgttgGGCAGTTACAATGGCCAGGAATGGGTACAGCTGAGTTCTGCTTTGGAATGTACGTAGAATGGAATCCCACTGGACCTCTAAGGAGGAAGtagctgccaggcatggtggctcatgcctgtaatcgcagcactttgggaggctgaggtggggagttacgatgtcaggagtttaagacgagCCTGGCTGAGATGGTGacactccttctctactaaaaatataaaaattaggcatggtggcatgcgtctgtagtcccagctactcaagaggctgaggcagaagaatccagGAAgtggggtttgcagtgagccgagatggtgccactgtactccagcctggtgacagagtgagactccgtctaaaaaaaaaaaaaaaaaaaaggagggagtaGCTGTCTATTCCAGTCATTCGCAAACTTTAGCATGACTCAGAATCACCTACAGCAGTGGTGTTGGGCAAATCTTTGTGTAGAGGTTTTGCAGGCCTCACAGTTTGTgtaactactcaactctgtcaAGATAgcgtgaaagcagccacagaggaCAAACAATACAGAAATGAGTGAGTATGCTGACTctagtttttttagagacagggtgtcactttgttgcccaggctggagagcaaaggCACGAttgtggcttactgcagtctcagaCTACGGAGTTCAAAGATTGTCTTGAagggatgggcacggtggctcacacttgtaatcccgctctttgggaggctgatggggggcagatcacgtggtcaggagttcaacatcagcctggccaacatggtgaaaccctgtctctactgaaaccataagaaattagccaggtgtggtggcgtgtgcctgtaatcccagctactcaggaggaggatTCTCtcaaggctggagaattgcttcaacctgggaggcagaggttgcaatgagctgagaccgcgccactgcactccagcccaggcaacagagcaagagaacatttaaaaaaaaaaaaaaaaaatcatctcgcctcagcctgccaagtagcggggaccacaggcatgtgctaccacatccagctattttttttttttcatttttagtagagataggttcttgctaagttgcccaggctggtctcaaattcttggccccaagcaatcctcctgccttggtctgtgttggggttacaggcatgagccactacatctggcctcGGTTCCCTTGAGCTTATTTGTAAAAGGGAAATAGCAGGCAGGATTTGACCTGCAGGCTCACTGTTTGCCAAGCCCAGACTCAGAGGGCTAGTTCAAATTcaaatctcttatttattttttttcgaggaggagtctcactctgtcatccaggctggagtgcagtggtgtgatctcagctcactgcaacctccacttcccaggttcaagtgattcttctgccccagcctcctgagtagctgggaatgcaggtgcccgccaccatgcctggctaattttttgtactttttagtagagacagcgtttcactgtgttaaccaagatggtctctatctcctgacctcgtgatccgccagaCAAAAAATAGACTTCTTGAGGCCTAAACAATTTGGAGGGTGTGAATGTGGGGGAGTCTTAGTTTAAATATCACATGCCTTGGTCTCCAAGATGGAGGGAATGTGTCACATGTCTGGAGACCCCCGTACCTGAACATCAGAGTTCAGAGTGGGATCTACAGAGGCCTCCCAAAAATCATATCCAGAGAAGAGGGGGAGGGTTTCTCGCTCAACAATCTCAGTGTTGGAGGATCTGGAAGTTAAAAGGGCTctgggctggacatggtagttcatgtctgtaatcccagcactttgggaagctgaggtgggagcattgcttgagcccaggaggcggagaccagcttgggaaacatagaGATGCCCTCCtctttataaaagttttaaaaattagctgagcatggtgacacatgcctgtacttgggcacatcccagctacttgggaggctgaggtgggagaatggcttaacactaggagtttgaggctgcagtgaaccacgatTGCAGtagtgcgctccagcctgggtgacaaagcaagacccaatctccaaaaataaataaataaaaatttaagaattattttaaagccaggctcagtggctcacgcctgtaatcccagcactcttggaggctgaggcggatggatcatgaggttagaagttcaagaccaccttggccaagatggtgaaatcccatctctaccaaaaaaagaaaccaaattggCTGTCAtgccagccactcaggaggctgaggcaacgaACTGtgtaaacctgggaggcagaggctgcagtgagctgagatcgcaccattgcactcccgcctgggtgacagagcgagactccgtctcagaaaaaaaaagcaaacattttaaaagggaGCTCTGATCTTAAGAGATGTGAGAGTGGAGCCCTCGGGTGAGAGCCCACTCTAGAGACCTGGGATGCCAAGAAAGAAGAGTCAAAGGTCCTGGGTGCCAGGTTTGGGAATCACTGAACCAGGAGCCCCAGACTTAAAGGACAAAGGGCAGAGAATCCCTCCCAGGTTTGGGGGTGGCAGATGGGGTCACCATACCGTATCAGGGTGGCCTCAGCAGGCTCCACGTtcagcagaggcagcagcagcagcaggggtAGCAGCAGCGGTGGTGGAGACATAGCTGCAGACCTGGGTGTGGACCCAGGCATCCTAGTTTCCTTTCCCCTGTGACTCTGCCCTGCTCGTGCCCCACCTCCAGGTTTAGGAGGTGATCGGGACCCAAGATCCCTCAGCAGGCGATGCAGGGGGACAAGGATGTTTTTAAAGATTTGGGCAGAGTGTTTGTGTAGTGTCAGCCAGAGTTGTATGCTGTGGCCCGGGTGCTCCTCACTCCCTACTTTGGAGGGGTCTCCTTTGCTGGGACTGCCTCCCACCCACATCCTTCAGCCTCTGTCACTTTTACTTCTCACTTTCACATCACTTTTCTGAGACTCATTAACCACAAGTGTTTCCTTGGCCAAGTGGAACAGCAGGTGTTTGTGAAGGgcctggggaagggagagaggaactGATTCTAAGCCTGCCCGCCCATATGAAGTGGGACTGCCTGAGTCTCAGGACCCAgactcttattattttatttataggtGAAGTATATTTCTTGTAAGCAACAGAACATTGGGTCTTGATtttttcatccatttatccattctaCATCTTTTTATTcaagagtttagtccatttacattcaatgtttttCTTGatgttgcttgaggccaggtgcagtggctcatgcctgtaatcccagcactttgggaggtcaaggtgggtggatcacctgaggtcggtagttcaagaccagcctggccaacatggtgaaactccatctctacaaaaatacaaaaattaactgagtgtgttGGTgcgcgcctgtcatcccagctgctgggaggaggctgaggcaggagaaacacttgaatctgggaggcagaggttgcagtatgctgagatcatgcactgcactccagtctgagcaacatgccAAGAAACGttatctcaaaaatacaaaacaaaacaaaagcaaaacttcgccaggcatggtggcatgcacctgtggtctcagctactctgtaggctgagctgggagggctgcttgaacccagaaggttgtGGATGCAGttagcagtgattgtgccactgcacttcagcctgagtgaccgAGCCAAAAATAAAGTAGTAATCTGGttcccaaatgtcaatagtgtcaAGGTTGAGCATCCTTGTTCTATTCATTCCTCAGCCCATCTCATGTTCTTGATTTCAAAATAAGTTGCAGACAACAGTATTCCTCAGTGCATGTACTTCACACACCCATGCTTTTAAACAGCGACATAGTATTTCAGAATGCAAATGTAACACTACTTCCAGAACAGATTCTCTACATAGATTGCTTCCCCTTTTCAATGTAATATTCAGTAACGCccttgtattagggttctctagagggacagactAATggaaaaggtatatatatatataaagagtgtttattaagtattaactcacacgatCACAGAGGTCCCACACAGGTCATCTGCACagggaggagcaaggagagccagtccgagtTCCAGAAgtaaagaacttggagtctgatgttcgagggcaggaagcatccggCACGGGAGAAAGACGTgagctgggaggctaagccagtctctcttttcacatttttctgcctgcctaTATTCTGGCCATTATGGCAGCTGATTAGGTGGGGCCCACCCAGATCAAGGGTGCGTCTCCCTTTTCCAGCCCACGGACtcaaattttttgtttattttattttcctttaagttctgggatacatgtgcagaatgcgcaggtttgttacgtaaACGTGTAccgtggtttgctgcacccatcatccTGTCCTTAGGTTTTAacccccacatgcattaggtatttgtcctaatgctctccccctACTTGCCCCTCACCCCTGAAAGGCCCCGGTTTTCTATGTTCCCCTCCTCAAATGTTAAACTCTTTGGGCAACACCCTCAGGGCAGACCCAGGAtgaatactttgtatccttcaatccaatcaaattgacactcggtattaaccatcacagtcctTACAGATACTTTATGTGCGTCGGTTCCATGTCATCCgattagtccattttgcattgtgatgaaggaatacctgaggctcggtaatttataaagaaaaggccaggtggtgcttcatgcctgtaattccagcatttcaggaggctgaggcaggtggattgcttcagcccaggagttggagaccagcctgggcaacaaagaaagactgtctccagaaaaaaaaaaaaaatattttgagacagagtctcactttgtcgcccaggctggagtgcagtggtgtgatcttgttcactgcaacctccgactcccgggttcaagcaattctcctgcctcagcctcctgagtagctaggactacaggcaagtgccatcatgcccagctcatttctgtatttttaatggacacagggtttcacaacattggccaggctggtctcaaactcctgatcttgtgatccacccgcctcgacctcccaaagggcagggattacagcatgagccaccacacccaccccctgtcccacacacaaaaatttttaattatctgggtgtagcggtgcatgcctgtggtcccaggtacttgggaagctgaggcaggaggattgcttgagcctgggagtttgaggttgtatTGAggcatgactgtgccactgcactccagactgggcaacaaagtcaATCACTGTCCTACAGTTATGGAAGTCAGAAGTCCAGAAAGATTTCAGTGCTGAAACTGCCATGTTTGCAGTGCTGTGTCCCGTCAGGAGGTTCCAGAGGAGAATCTATGTCCTTGCCCTCCCCAGCTTCTAGAGGAAGTCCATAGGGGCCCCTTACCTCTTCAAAGCCAGCGTCCTGGTGTCTTGCTGCTTCTGTCTTCATACGAACTTCTGAATCAATCTCCCTTGGCCTCCCTCTTATGAGGACCCTTGTGATGACACTTAGGGTCCATCTGGATGATCCAGAATAAtctctgttctcaaactccttcaCTTGATCACACCAGGTAAATCCCTTTTCTCATATAAGGTAGTATTCACAGTCCCAGGGACTGGGGTGTGAATATCTTTTGGGGGCCACTCTTCAGCCCACAATGTTGATAATTTACTTCCTGTCTTAATGCCTGTTTCCCCATTTGAGTCTATTTCCTATGAGGGCAAAGATCTTCATCTGTTTAATTTTccactgtgtccccagcacccaggacagagcctggcacatggtgaATCAGGccacacggtaaaaccccatctctgccagccgagaccagcctgaccaacatggagaagccccatccctactaaaaatacaaaaatcaaccaggcgtggtggcgcacacctgtaatcccagctacttgggaggctgaggcaggagaatcgcttgaacccagtgaacccttgtctcaataataataacaataaaataataataaatagtaaagaTCCACTTTATGAACTCCTTGCTCTGCGGAATTTTTCCGAAACAGCGGACAGTGTCTCTATGATAAGTGTCACCACCCCCCACCTTTGTTTTCTAGTCAGAGCACTCGGCCTGGGTGCCTTCAACTCGCCCCCCACG encodes:
- the LOC100395313 gene encoding LOW QUALITY PROTEIN: napsin-A (The sequence of the model RefSeq protein was modified relative to this genomic sequence to represent the inferred CDS: inserted 1 base in 1 codon; substituted 1 base at 1 genomic stop codon), whose protein sequence is MPGSTPRSAAMSPPPLLLPLLLLLPLLNVEPAEATLIRIPLRRVHSGRRTLNLLRGWGKAAKLPSLGAPSPGDKPGFVPLSKLLDAQYFGEIGLGTPPQNFTVTFDTGSSNLWVPSKRCHLSSVPCWVHHRFNPNASSSFQPNGTKFTIEYGAGWVDGILSEDKLTIGGINGASVTFGEALWESSLVFTVSRPDGILGLGFPILAEEGVQPPLDVLVEQGLLDKPVFSFYLNRDPEVADGGELVLGGSDQAHYIPPLTFVPVEVPAYWQIHMEQWGSELTLCAQGCSAILDTGTPVIIGPAEEIRALHKAIGGIPLLAGVYIIRCSKIPQLPAVSLFLGGVWFNLTAQDYVIQFVQDDFRFCLSGFRGLDIPSPQGPMWILGDVFLGAYVAVFDRGDLKSGARVGLARARAHXAELTCSAQAETAQAQFHGXRPGIAHAQRVATLTLLSKIQYFH